The proteins below are encoded in one region of Tomitella fengzijianii:
- a CDS encoding universal stress protein has protein sequence MAERDSGNSAGVTAGTVCVGVDGSEGSARAVRWAARYAAAGALPLQLLYVVTVPSVFYSEPMAARFVEDERTRIGEKILREAAAAARAAVDGADLVIDAGYEVGSPSEVLIDRTADARLLVMGTRGHGELTGLFVGSVTRAIVGHAHCPVAVIPGLPDGVPDPSDRPDAPVVVGVDGSEAGLAALDFAYAEAEARGAELVAVHVWSDAGVHPRLLGSRADDPYWLRVQRTEEERLRSLVEERSARHPGTWVHQVVERENPAKILAEWSAHAQMVVTGSRGRGGFAGLVLGSTSHALLHRSKCPLVVLRPRG, from the coding sequence GTGGCTGAGCGGGATTCGGGGAATTCGGCGGGCGTCACCGCAGGGACGGTGTGCGTGGGCGTCGACGGTTCCGAGGGCTCTGCCCGCGCCGTGCGGTGGGCCGCGCGATATGCGGCCGCCGGCGCGTTGCCGCTGCAGCTCCTCTACGTCGTGACGGTACCGTCAGTGTTCTATTCGGAGCCGATGGCGGCGCGGTTCGTCGAGGACGAGCGCACGCGTATCGGGGAGAAGATCCTGCGGGAGGCGGCCGCGGCCGCGCGGGCGGCCGTCGACGGCGCGGACCTGGTGATCGACGCCGGCTACGAGGTGGGGTCGCCGTCCGAGGTGCTCATCGATCGCACTGCCGACGCACGGCTGCTGGTGATGGGCACGCGGGGCCACGGTGAGCTGACCGGCCTGTTCGTCGGCTCGGTGACGCGGGCGATCGTCGGGCATGCGCATTGCCCGGTGGCGGTGATCCCCGGGCTTCCGGACGGCGTCCCCGATCCGTCCGACAGGCCCGACGCGCCGGTCGTCGTCGGCGTCGACGGTTCGGAGGCGGGCCTCGCCGCGCTCGATTTCGCCTACGCGGAGGCGGAGGCGCGGGGCGCGGAACTGGTGGCCGTGCATGTGTGGAGCGACGCCGGGGTGCATCCGAGACTCCTCGGCTCGCGTGCGGACGACCCGTACTGGCTGCGGGTCCAGCGCACCGAGGAGGAGCGGCTGCGCAGTCTCGTCGAGGAGCGGAGCGCGCGGCATCCGGGGACGTGGGTGCATCAGGTCGTCGAACGCGAGAATCCCGCGAAGATCCTGGCGGAGTGGTCGGCGCACGCGCAAATGGTCGTCACCGGAAGCCGGGGCCGCGGCGGCTTCGCGGGGCTGGTGCTCGGTTCCACCAGCCACGCGCTGCTGCACCGGAGCAAGTGTCCTCTGGTGGTCCTGCGGCCGCGCGGGTGA
- a CDS encoding alpha-ketoglutarate-dependent dioxygenase AlkB, translated as MTAAFQPTLFDSAVDRPCFRALPAATRAHGGPADPGAGARTPLADGAWVELHPNWLRGADELPDRLTRTVDWRAERRTMYDRVVNVPRLVRFYGEDEPLPHPLIAQGLSLLSARFGAELGEPFRTVGMCRYRDGSDSVAWHGDDIGRGRTEDTMVAILSLGAARTLLLRPRRRPEGAARSASLRFPLGHGDLIVMGGSCQRTWEHCIPKSTRVSGPRISVQFRPRGVR; from the coding sequence ATGACGGCGGCCTTCCAACCGACACTGTTCGATTCCGCTGTGGACCGGCCCTGTTTCCGCGCCCTGCCGGCGGCCACTCGCGCCCACGGCGGCCCTGCGGACCCGGGTGCGGGGGCGCGCACCCCGCTCGCAGACGGCGCCTGGGTGGAACTGCACCCCAATTGGCTGCGCGGCGCGGACGAGCTGCCGGACCGTCTCACTCGGACCGTGGACTGGCGCGCGGAACGCCGGACGATGTACGACCGGGTGGTCAACGTGCCGCGGCTGGTCCGCTTCTACGGCGAGGACGAGCCGCTCCCCCACCCGCTGATCGCGCAGGGTCTGTCGCTGCTGTCGGCCCGCTTCGGCGCGGAACTGGGCGAGCCGTTCCGCACCGTCGGAATGTGCCGGTACCGCGACGGCTCCGACAGCGTCGCCTGGCACGGGGACGACATCGGCCGCGGCCGCACGGAAGACACCATGGTCGCGATCCTCTCGCTGGGGGCCGCGCGGACGCTGCTGCTTCGTCCGCGCCGGAGGCCGGAGGGAGCAGCCCGCTCGGCGTCGCTGCGCTTTCCGCTGGGACATGGCGACCTCATCGTCATGGGCGGCAGCTGCCAGCGCACCTGGGAACACTGCATCCCCAAGTCCACCCGTGTGAGCGGGCCGCGGATCAGCGTCCAGTTCCGCCCGCGCGGCGTGCGGTGA
- a CDS encoding type II toxin-antitoxin system Rv0910 family toxin, whose translation MTTLKVTETFALSPQAAWDRASDLHRFEQWLTIHDGWRSELPDTVEQGLRMTSVISVRGMRNRVDWTLEEYRPIERIGLRGEGKSGTKVAMTLTIAPAGDGSAITMDVDFSNPMARGPIGSAIGRSLKGDIKRSMAKLAALPPD comes from the coding sequence ATGACCACGCTGAAGGTGACCGAGACGTTCGCGCTGTCCCCGCAGGCGGCCTGGGACCGTGCATCGGATCTGCATCGTTTCGAGCAGTGGCTGACGATCCATGACGGCTGGCGCAGCGAGCTTCCCGACACCGTCGAGCAGGGCCTGCGGATGACGTCGGTGATCTCGGTCCGCGGAATGCGCAACCGCGTCGATTGGACGCTGGAGGAGTACCGCCCCATCGAACGGATCGGGCTGCGCGGCGAGGGCAAGAGCGGCACCAAGGTGGCGATGACGCTGACCATCGCGCCGGCGGGCGACGGCTCGGCCATCACCATGGACGTCGACTTCTCCAACCCGATGGCGCGGGGGCCCATCGGTTCCGCCATCGGACGGTCGCTCAAAGGCGACATCAAGCGTTCGATGGCGAAGCTCGCGGCTCTGCCGCCGGACTGA
- a CDS encoding MBL fold metallo-hydrolase: MTAVRPTGRDRRGRRAAAAIACAGAAGAAAVLAGELRHVRGEIGAAAPRGARFRNSETSTAFEPGALWSGVREMRRVGDRRRPARAVPVIVPDFGAAAGESAATWLGHATVLLEIEGRRVLTDPVLRERCSPSRWIGPRRLHRPPVMASGLPQIDAVVISHDHYDHLERATVVRLARTQDCTFIVPMGVAAHLRKWGIDGARIVELDWGASAVVAGLSFTSCEVRHFSGRGLRRDGTQWAGWSMAGARKRVFFGGDSGGTTAFAAAGDAHGPFDLTVLPIGAYSALWPDIHMTPEEAVAACVDLNPGGRTTTLLPVHWATFDLAPHTWSEPIVRLLEAVRGRAGAPGVRTDAVVPPPGRRVDLESWAGGGEPWWSQDGIAD, from the coding sequence ATGACCGCCGTGCGGCCGACCGGTCGCGATCGCCGCGGTCGCCGGGCGGCCGCGGCGATCGCGTGCGCCGGCGCTGCGGGCGCGGCGGCGGTGCTGGCCGGCGAGCTGCGCCACGTGCGGGGCGAGATCGGGGCCGCGGCGCCCCGGGGTGCGCGGTTCCGCAATTCCGAAACGTCGACGGCGTTCGAGCCCGGGGCGCTGTGGAGCGGCGTCCGTGAGATGCGCCGGGTGGGCGACCGCAGGAGGCCTGCGCGGGCGGTTCCGGTGATCGTGCCGGATTTCGGCGCGGCGGCGGGGGAGTCGGCGGCGACCTGGCTGGGACACGCCACGGTGCTTCTGGAGATCGAGGGGCGGCGGGTGCTGACCGATCCGGTCCTGCGTGAGCGCTGTTCCCCGTCCCGGTGGATCGGCCCGCGTCGCCTGCACCGTCCGCCGGTGATGGCTTCGGGGCTGCCGCAGATCGACGCGGTGGTGATCTCCCACGACCACTACGACCATCTCGAGCGCGCCACGGTGGTCCGTTTGGCGCGGACGCAGGACTGCACGTTCATCGTGCCGATGGGGGTTGCGGCGCACCTGCGGAAGTGGGGCATCGACGGTGCCCGCATCGTGGAACTGGACTGGGGTGCGTCGGCGGTCGTGGCGGGGCTGTCCTTCACGTCGTGCGAGGTGCGGCACTTCTCGGGGCGCGGGCTCCGGCGCGACGGGACGCAGTGGGCCGGCTGGAGCATGGCAGGAGCGCGGAAGCGGGTGTTCTTCGGCGGCGACAGCGGTGGCACGACGGCGTTCGCGGCGGCCGGCGACGCGCACGGACCGTTCGACCTGACGGTGCTGCCCATCGGGGCGTACTCGGCGCTGTGGCCGGACATCCACATGACGCCGGAGGAGGCCGTCGCCGCGTGCGTCGACCTCAACCCCGGCGGTCGCACCACCACCTTGCTCCCGGTGCACTGGGCGACGTTCGACCTGGCCCCGCACACGTGGTCCGAGCCCATCGTCCGGCTGCTCGAGGCGGTCCGGGGCCGGGCGGGTGCACCCGGCGTCCGGACCGACGCTGTCGTGCCGCCGCCCGGGCGCAGAGTGGACCTCGAGTCGTGGGCCGGCGGCGGTGAGCCCTGGTGGAGTCAAGACGGCATCGCTGATTGA
- a CDS encoding adenylyltransferase/cytidyltransferase family protein — protein sequence MTRDHLTADWTTADRPPHPVVATGAFDILHVGHLRLLGEAHRRGHPLVVGVEDDARIRAWKGMTRPINSATDRAAMLAALRSVDGTFIISGDPDFAGWREYCAILAPLEPHALVFTVGDPHAEPKRLAARALGAEAWEVPHVPKRSTTRIAGRLAGR from the coding sequence GTGACCCGAGACCATCTCACCGCCGACTGGACCACCGCCGACCGCCCGCCGCACCCGGTGGTGGCCACCGGCGCGTTCGACATCCTGCACGTTGGGCACCTGCGGCTGCTGGGTGAGGCCCACCGGCGGGGGCATCCGCTGGTGGTCGGGGTCGAGGACGACGCACGCATCCGCGCTTGGAAGGGCATGACGCGCCCCATCAATTCCGCGACCGATCGCGCCGCGATGCTGGCCGCGCTGCGGTCAGTCGACGGCACGTTCATCATCTCCGGGGATCCGGACTTCGCCGGATGGCGTGAGTATTGCGCGATTCTCGCGCCGCTGGAGCCGCACGCGTTGGTGTTCACCGTCGGCGACCCGCACGCCGAGCCCAAGCGTCTGGCCGCCCGCGCGCTGGGCGCCGAAGCGTGGGAGGTGCCGCACGTCCCCAAGCGGTCGACCACCCGCATCGCGGGACGTCTCGCTGGGCGCTGA
- a CDS encoding HAD-IC family P-type ATPase has product MPGAPAREAGPVPHSPDPDALRPATGEALREPRDVTDPGLTAAEVAQRVHDGLTNDVPQRGSRSTADIVRANVFNRINAMLGVLLVIVLAAGSPIDGMFGLVILANSGIGIIQELRAKRTLDKLTIVGQARPVVRRDGTAAELPPEQVVADDIIELGAGDQLVVDGEVIEAAGLDVDESLLTGESDPVHKPVGSRVLSGSFVAAGGGAFRATAVGAQAYAARLADEASRFDLVDSELRSGVDRILKFVTYLLIPAGVLTIYNQMVNSQEGVRDSLIGMVAALVPMVPEGLVLMTSIAFAVGVVRLGRRKCLVQELPAIEGLARVDVVCADKTGTLTENGMRLSEVRVTDPAGASGAAGADAPGKPEARRRVDDALAALAAAEARPNASIRAIKEALPDDPGWRATAVAPFSSAKKWSGISFGDEGDWLLGAPDVLLDPASDVAREAEETGARGLRVLLLARTDRPVDDPDAAASARPAALVVLEQKVRPDAGATLEYFGKQGVAVKVISGDNAASVGAVAQSLGITAGGAAVDARSLPEDDPDALADVLETTTTFGRVRPDQKRAMVTALQSRGHTVAMTGDGVNDVLALKDADIGVAMGSGSPATRSVAQIVLLDDRFATLPFVVGEGRRVIGNIERVANLFLTKTVYSALLAFLVGFAGVIAAVADADPVPFPFLPRHVTIAAWFTIGVPAFILSLAPNNERARTGFVSRVLRLAVPAGVIIGILTFVCYMIVYQGADLPEPVREQVSTSVLITLIVASLWVLVVVARPYRWWKIALLVVSGLAYVVLFSIPFVRTFFEIDPSHWQWTVVGLVCGAVGAALIEAVFWIDRARTGDTRPLWGSPGGA; this is encoded by the coding sequence ATGCCCGGGGCGCCCGCGCGCGAGGCGGGGCCGGTCCCGCATTCTCCGGATCCTGACGCGTTGCGGCCGGCCACGGGCGAAGCACTGCGCGAGCCCCGCGACGTGACCGATCCGGGCCTGACCGCGGCCGAGGTGGCGCAGCGGGTGCACGACGGGCTGACGAACGACGTCCCGCAGCGCGGATCGCGTTCCACGGCGGACATCGTCCGTGCCAACGTGTTCAACCGCATCAACGCGATGCTCGGGGTTCTGCTCGTCATAGTGCTCGCCGCCGGCTCGCCCATCGACGGCATGTTCGGCCTGGTGATCCTGGCGAACAGCGGCATCGGCATCATCCAGGAGCTGCGCGCCAAGCGGACCCTCGACAAGCTCACGATCGTCGGCCAGGCGCGGCCGGTGGTCCGCCGCGACGGCACCGCGGCGGAGTTGCCGCCCGAGCAGGTCGTCGCCGACGACATCATCGAGCTGGGCGCGGGCGACCAGCTGGTGGTCGACGGCGAGGTGATCGAGGCGGCCGGGCTCGATGTGGACGAGTCGCTACTCACCGGCGAATCGGACCCCGTCCACAAACCCGTGGGGTCGCGCGTGCTCTCCGGGAGCTTCGTCGCCGCGGGCGGCGGGGCCTTCCGCGCCACCGCAGTGGGGGCGCAGGCGTACGCAGCCCGGCTCGCCGACGAGGCGAGCCGGTTCGATCTGGTCGATTCGGAGCTGCGTTCGGGCGTGGACCGCATCCTCAAGTTCGTCACCTATCTGCTGATCCCCGCCGGCGTGCTGACCATCTACAACCAGATGGTCAATTCGCAGGAGGGCGTGCGCGACTCGCTGATCGGCATGGTGGCGGCGCTGGTGCCGATGGTGCCGGAGGGCCTGGTGCTGATGACGTCGATCGCGTTCGCGGTGGGCGTGGTACGGCTGGGGCGCCGCAAGTGCCTGGTGCAGGAGTTGCCCGCGATCGAGGGGCTCGCCCGTGTGGACGTGGTGTGCGCGGACAAGACCGGCACGTTGACGGAGAACGGAATGCGGCTGTCCGAGGTGCGCGTGACGGACCCCGCCGGCGCAAGCGGCGCCGCCGGCGCCGATGCGCCGGGGAAGCCCGAGGCGCGTCGGCGGGTCGACGACGCCCTTGCGGCGCTCGCGGCGGCGGAGGCCAGGCCCAACGCGTCGATCCGCGCGATCAAAGAGGCCCTGCCTGATGATCCGGGCTGGCGTGCCACGGCCGTCGCGCCGTTCTCGTCGGCCAAGAAGTGGAGCGGGATCTCCTTCGGCGACGAGGGCGATTGGCTGCTGGGAGCGCCGGACGTGCTCCTGGATCCGGCGTCGGACGTGGCACGCGAAGCCGAGGAGACCGGTGCGCGCGGCCTGCGCGTCCTGCTGCTCGCCCGGACGGACCGCCCCGTCGACGACCCGGACGCCGCCGCCTCCGCGCGTCCGGCCGCGCTGGTGGTGCTCGAACAGAAGGTGCGACCCGACGCCGGCGCCACCCTCGAGTACTTCGGAAAGCAGGGCGTCGCGGTCAAGGTGATCTCCGGGGACAACGCGGCGTCGGTGGGCGCGGTCGCGCAGTCTCTCGGCATCACGGCCGGCGGCGCCGCGGTCGACGCGCGCTCGCTGCCCGAGGACGACCCCGACGCGCTCGCGGACGTCCTCGAGACGACGACGACCTTCGGGCGTGTGCGACCGGACCAGAAGCGGGCGATGGTCACCGCACTGCAGTCGCGCGGGCACACCGTGGCGATGACCGGCGACGGCGTCAATGACGTGCTGGCGCTCAAGGACGCCGACATCGGGGTGGCGATGGGCTCGGGCAGCCCTGCGACCCGCTCGGTGGCGCAGATCGTCCTGCTCGACGACCGTTTCGCCACCCTGCCGTTCGTCGTGGGCGAGGGGCGCCGCGTGATCGGGAACATCGAACGGGTCGCCAACCTCTTCCTGACCAAGACCGTCTACTCGGCGCTGCTGGCGTTTCTCGTGGGCTTCGCCGGGGTCATCGCGGCCGTCGCGGACGCCGACCCTGTGCCGTTCCCGTTCTTGCCCAGGCACGTGACCATCGCCGCGTGGTTCACGATCGGCGTGCCGGCGTTCATCTTGTCGCTGGCGCCCAACAACGAGCGTGCGCGCACCGGCTTCGTCTCCCGAGTCCTGCGTCTGGCGGTCCCGGCCGGCGTCATCATCGGCATCCTGACGTTCGTCTGCTACATGATCGTCTACCAGGGCGCCGACCTGCCCGAGCCCGTACGGGAGCAGGTGTCCACCAGCGTGCTGATCACCCTGATCGTCGCGAGCCTGTGGGTGCTGGTCGTGGTAGCGAGGCCGTACAGGTGGTGGAAGATCGCGCTGCTCGTCGTCTCCGGACTGGCGTACGTGGTGCTGTTCTCGATCCCGTTCGTGCGCACGTTCTTCGAGATCGACCCTTCCCACTGGCAGTGGACCGTGGTGGGGCTGGTCTGCGGCGCGGTGGGTGCGGCGCTGATCGAGGCGGTCTTCTGGATCGACAGGGCGCGCACCGGGGACACGCGGCCGCTGTGGGGGAGCCCGGGCGGTGCCTGA
- a CDS encoding carboxylesterase/lipase family protein yields the protein MALITEVETAEGRVRGRRYRDFLSWRGIPFALPPMGRLRFRSPRPMTPWEGVRDALSWGFAPPQMKFATMMGLGKYQPMSEDCLTLNVLAPAAPSARPRPVMVYIHGGGYVIGTSATMVYGGQGLVEHGDIVYVSLNYRLGPLGYLDFSEFSTPSRPIESNLGLRDQIAALEWVRRNIAAFGGDPDNVTVFGESAGGNSVVSLMSSPHAEGLFNRSISQSADAGVCYGRERSQRWARIFLDELGAEDGREVQALEAAGVRHLGKAGLSFMRRALEDEPGTLGYAPVVDGDVLPMAPLDAFVEGKTHRVPMIIGTNRREGALFRKFGDEGMPLTTDRVDLLFENTEPQLRERVLAAYPSYPSDGALTALCGDAMFWKPSLDCADGHAQTAPTYCYRYDYAPRLMDTLGLGATHATELVPVFGLGETTFGKSMTALGGARDLRGVSRRMQGHWLRFAREGAPMDTWPRYDAHERRTMIFDRRDRVVSDPRRERREAWEGFRGYR from the coding sequence ATGGCATTGATCACGGAGGTGGAGACCGCCGAGGGGCGGGTGCGCGGCCGCCGCTACCGGGACTTCCTCAGCTGGCGCGGGATCCCGTTCGCGTTGCCGCCCATGGGCAGGCTCCGGTTCCGATCGCCCCGGCCGATGACGCCGTGGGAGGGTGTTCGTGATGCCTTGAGCTGGGGTTTTGCTCCACCGCAGATGAAGTTCGCGACGATGATGGGGCTCGGCAAGTACCAGCCGATGAGCGAGGACTGCCTCACCCTCAACGTGCTCGCGCCGGCGGCCCCCAGCGCGCGGCCGCGCCCGGTCATGGTCTACATCCACGGCGGCGGATACGTGATCGGGACCAGCGCCACCATGGTCTACGGCGGCCAGGGGCTGGTGGAGCACGGCGACATCGTCTACGTCTCGCTCAACTACAGGCTGGGTCCGCTGGGCTACCTCGACTTCTCGGAGTTCTCCACGCCCTCCCGTCCCATCGAGTCCAACCTGGGGCTCCGGGACCAGATCGCCGCGCTCGAGTGGGTGCGCCGCAACATCGCGGCGTTCGGAGGCGATCCGGACAACGTCACCGTGTTCGGCGAGTCGGCCGGCGGCAACTCGGTGGTCTCCCTCATGTCCTCTCCGCATGCGGAGGGCCTGTTCAACAGGTCCATTTCGCAGAGTGCCGACGCCGGGGTCTGCTACGGGCGGGAACGGTCGCAGCGGTGGGCCCGGATCTTCCTGGACGAACTCGGCGCCGAGGACGGCCGCGAAGTGCAGGCGCTGGAAGCGGCGGGAGTCCGGCACCTGGGCAAGGCGGGACTGTCGTTCATGCGACGTGCCCTGGAGGACGAGCCCGGCACGCTCGGCTACGCGCCTGTCGTCGACGGTGACGTCCTGCCGATGGCCCCGCTCGACGCGTTCGTGGAGGGCAAGACGCACCGGGTGCCGATGATCATCGGCACCAACCGGCGCGAGGGCGCGCTGTTCCGCAAGTTCGGCGACGAGGGCATGCCGCTCACCACTGATCGCGTGGACCTGCTGTTCGAGAACACCGAGCCGCAGTTGCGCGAGCGTGTGCTCGCCGCGTACCCGTCCTACCCCTCGGACGGCGCGCTGACCGCACTGTGCGGCGACGCCATGTTCTGGAAGCCGTCGCTGGACTGCGCGGACGGACACGCGCAGACGGCGCCCACTTACTGCTACCGCTACGACTACGCGCCGCGGCTGATGGACACCCTCGGGCTGGGCGCGACGCACGCCACGGAGCTGGTGCCGGTGTTCGGGCTGGGCGAGACGACCTTCGGCAAGTCCATGACCGCCCTCGGCGGCGCGCGTGATCTGCGCGGGGTGAGCCGGCGGATGCAGGGCCACTGGCTGCGCTTCGCCCGGGAGGGGGCACCCATGGACACGTGGCCGCGCTACGACGCCCACGAGCGCCGCACCATGATCTTCGACCGCCGCGACCGCGTGGTCTCCGACCCGCGGCGCGAGCGCAGGGAGGCGTGGGAGGGCTTCCGCGGGTATCGGTGA
- a CDS encoding antitoxin — MGFADSIKGLVGKAKGYAQQNPDKIDQAVDKVGDTVDEKTGGKYADKVDKAQDTIKGKMSE, encoded by the coding sequence ATGGGCTTCGCTGACTCGATCAAGGGCCTCGTGGGCAAGGCGAAGGGCTACGCGCAGCAGAACCCCGACAAGATCGATCAGGCGGTGGACAAGGTCGGCGACACCGTCGACGAGAAGACCGGCGGCAAGTACGCGGACAAGGTCGACAAGGCGCAGGACACGATCAAGGGCAAGATGTCGGAGTAG
- a CDS encoding maleylpyruvate isomerase family mycothiol-dependent enzyme, producing MAVTRVDRDAVQAALFEQWSVLEQLLRTLDAGQWQAPTALPGWTVHDTAAHIIGTESMLDGQDTPPAPAGATPAGHVRNPIGEVNERWVLSMRPVRPADLMDRWTALLARRRHALEEMPQEDFDAETATPVGPESYGRFMRIRLFDCWMHEIDIRDAVARPGDEGGARGELAFAEIAGAVPFIVGKKAGAPDGARVRLTLTDPMPRTLDVQVSGGRAALAPIAGEPDVTVTMPSGVFVRLAGGRVTADEVGERIRVDAGRSGAMAADDAVALGRRIPESLAFTI from the coding sequence ATGGCCGTGACCAGAGTGGACCGGGACGCCGTGCAGGCGGCGCTTTTCGAACAGTGGTCGGTGCTGGAACAGTTGCTGCGGACCCTGGATGCCGGGCAGTGGCAGGCGCCCACGGCGTTGCCGGGGTGGACGGTGCACGACACGGCGGCCCACATCATCGGCACGGAGTCGATGCTCGACGGCCAGGACACGCCGCCCGCACCGGCCGGAGCGACACCCGCCGGGCACGTGCGAAACCCCATCGGCGAGGTCAACGAGCGGTGGGTGCTGTCGATGCGGCCGGTGCGGCCGGCGGACCTGATGGACAGGTGGACTGCGCTGCTGGCGCGGCGAAGGCATGCGCTGGAAGAGATGCCGCAAGAGGACTTCGACGCCGAGACCGCCACCCCCGTGGGGCCGGAGTCATACGGGCGTTTCATGCGCATCCGCCTTTTCGACTGCTGGATGCACGAGATCGACATCCGTGACGCCGTCGCGCGCCCGGGCGACGAGGGCGGCGCCCGGGGAGAACTCGCATTCGCCGAGATCGCCGGAGCGGTGCCGTTCATCGTGGGCAAGAAGGCGGGCGCACCCGACGGTGCCAGGGTCCGCCTGACGCTCACGGACCCCATGCCGCGGACGTTGGACGTCCAGGTCTCCGGAGGCCGCGCGGCCTTGGCGCCGATAGCGGGAGAGCCCGACGTCACCGTCACCATGCCCTCCGGCGTCTTCGTCCGGCTCGCCGGAGGACGGGTGACCGCAGACGAGGTCGGGGAGCGGATCAGGGTCGACGCCGGGCGGTCCGGCGCGATGGCCGCCGATGATGCGGTGGCGTTGGGCCGGCGGATCCCGGAGTCTCTCGCCTTCACGATCTGA